CGGACAAGCCGCTGACCGCAAAGCCCGCCGAGACCCGTATGGGTAAAGGCAAGGGCTCCCCGGATTCCTGGGTCTGTGTGATCAAGCCGGGCCGGATTCTGTACGAGATGGAAGGGGTAACAGAAGAAGTGGCACGCGAAGCTTTCCGCCTTGCGGCGCACAAGCTGCCGATCGCCACCAAATTCACCCAAAGGAAGGACGTCAATGAAGGCTAGTGAACTGCGTAACGCGAGCGTAGAGGACCTCTCGGCAAAGAACGCCGAGCTGACCAAGGAACTGTTCAACATCACGTTCCAGCTCCACACCGGGCGTCTGGAGAATACTGCCAAGCTTTCCCTTCTCAAGAAGGACATCGCCAGGGTGAAGACCATACTCCGTGAAAAGAGAGGGTAAGACAAATCATGAGTGAAAGAGGCAACAGGAAAACCCAGATCGGCGTGGTGGTCTCAGACAAGATGGACAAGACCGCCGTTGTGAAGGTGGAGCGCCTGGTCAAGCACCCGGTTTACAACAAATACATCAA
The DNA window shown above is from Geomonas sp. RF6 and carries:
- the rplP gene encoding 50S ribosomal protein L16 yields the protein MLMPKRVKHRKQMKGRMTGTPQRGIELAFGEFGLQATECGWLDSRQIEAARIAMTRYIKRGGKIWIRIFPDKPLTAKPAETRMGKGKGSPDSWVCVIKPGRILYEMEGVTEEVAREAFRLAAHKLPIATKFTQRKDVNEG
- the rpmC gene encoding 50S ribosomal protein L29, with the translated sequence MKASELRNASVEDLSAKNAELTKELFNITFQLHTGRLENTAKLSLLKKDIARVKTILREKRG